A single Campylobacter hyointestinalis subsp. hyointestinalis DNA region contains:
- a CDS encoding chemotaxis protein CheW, whose amino-acid sequence MSDKLEQVLQKQKQQIKEPTARDKEEVEQLVGFIVGEEEFAIPILYIKEIIKPIEYTRVPSVPDYVLGVFNLRGSVIPLIDLRIKFNLNPTKMTANTRYIVMKDDDNIAGFVIDRLTEAIRINKNRIDQPPETLARDKGMIQGIGKRDNNILTILKVEALLKRDF is encoded by the coding sequence ATGAGCGATAAATTAGAACAAGTTTTACAAAAACAGAAGCAACAAATAAAAGAGCCTACTGCTAGAGATAAAGAAGAAGTTGAACAACTTGTTGGCTTTATAGTTGGCGAGGAAGAATTTGCGATTCCTATTTTGTACATAAAAGAGATAATCAAACCTATAGAATACACTAGAGTGCCTAGTGTTCCAGACTATGTTTTAGGTGTGTTCAATCTAAGAGGTAGCGTAATACCTCTTATAGATTTGAGAATCAAATTTAATCTAAATCCGACAAAGATGACTGCAAATACACGCTACATAGTTATGAAAGATGATGATAATATCGCAGGCTTTGTTATAGATAGGCTTACAGAGGCTATCAGGATAAATAAAAACCGCATAGATCAGCCGCCTGAGACTTTAGCAAGAGATAAAGGAATGATCCAAGGTATAGGTAAAAGGGACAATAATATCCTTACTATATTAAAAGTCGAAGCGCTTTTAAAACGTGATTTTTAA